From Mercenaria mercenaria strain notata chromosome 17, MADL_Memer_1, whole genome shotgun sequence, the proteins below share one genomic window:
- the LOC123536434 gene encoding uncharacterized protein LOC123536434: MSCKQLSYVHTPAGYCYSHQTVPERLQKMVEKCPDQDVYVFLYPDGRRDSISAGTLFEMSKTFAKSLIQLGLKKGDLVATCQANDKDALISSFGVIFAGGIITHLLMRNEDGTDFQNKLTKLGVKYLILYPGVNEEQFRACMNFIDKIDPDGSARSNKVPSLQVVITTSPVKRQQLLQLGDLLKETSNADVTLPKLDPEETVVLFTTSGSTGEPKFVPHTHHDVDIIGHQFKESIGYNIDDVIYSERRIAWLAGFPFMLLHDCPKLVTITHPIENFTEHTKFTYDALRNENCTVACVFPATVVGLLDMISSKPDRMLLKSIHLGGLTIASSIMNAIGVITEEVTNIYGTTEGGVFTSNHVKEKKMYIEFNTGKPIAGVEIKVVDKEGFVIERGQTGTVCARSPSMAKCYCVDENTTLPVAKSSGWLDTEDIGYVSEDGELVVIGRQSSTVGILYTGGRYMPGLMSYLEALFKQHPSVLDVVALTIPDDVFVEIVYSCVIPLPGKKLTADDLEHFRKSKTVPLAEEWEGFEKVMLFQSFPKLYTGKTDKRALRKVVMRRRKEEINM; this comes from the exons ATGAGTTGTAAGCAACTTAGTTATGTACATACACCCGCTGGTTACTGTTACAGTCACCAAACAGTCCCGGAACGTTTGCAAAAAATGGTCGAAAAATGTCCTGATCAAGACGTTTACGTATTTCTGTATCCAGATGGCAGAAGAGATTCCATATCTGCTGGTACGCTATTTGAAATGTCGAAAACTTTTGCAAAATCTTTGATTCAGCTTGGACTCAAGAAAGGTGATCTAGTTGCTACATGTCAAGCAAATGACAAGGATGCTCTTATTTCTTCATTTGGCGTCATTTTTGCAGGAGGTATCATCACACACTTGCTAATGCGAAACGAAGATGGTACTGATTTTCAAAACAAGCTGACTAAACTAGGTGTAAAATATCTAATTCTTTATCCTGGTGTTAATGAAGAACAATTTAGGGCGTGCATGAATTTTATCGATAAAATTGACCCTGACGGAAGCGCTCGGAGCAATAAAGTACCATCGCTACAGGTGGTTATTACTACTTCGCCAGTTAAGAGACAGCAATTATTGCAGTTGGGAGATCTTTTAAAAGAGACATCCAATGCTGATGTTACACTACCTAAACTGGATCCGGAGGAAACAGTCGTTCTGTTTACAACGTCAGGATCAACTGGTGAGCCCAAGTTTGTTCCACATACACATCATGACGTAGATATCATTGGACACCAGTTTAAAGAATCAATTGGTTATAATATTGATGATGTGATATATAGTGAAAGGCGTATAGCTTGGTTAGCGGGCTTTCCTTTCATGTTACTGCATGATTGTCCCAAGTTGGTGACAATAACACATCCTATTGAAAACTTCACTGAACATACTAAATTTACATATGATGCTTTGCGGAATGAAAACTGTACCGTTGCTTGTGTTTTCCCTGCAACAGTGGTAGGTCTCCTCGATATGATTTCAAGCAAGCCCGATCGTATGCTGTTGAAAAGCATCCATCTTGGTGGCCTAACAATTGCATCTAGTATTATGAATGCCATAGGTGTCATTACAGAagaagtaacaaatatttacggTACGACTGAAGGTGGCGTATTTACGTCGAATCATGTGAAAGAGAAAAAGATGTACATTGAGTTCAATACAGGTAAACCTATAGCTGGTGTTGAAATTAAAGTCGTTGATAAAGAGGGTTTTGTGATTGAAAGGGGACAAACAGGAACAGTATGTGCACGGTCGCCTTCAATGGCCAAGTGTTACTGCGTCGATGAAAATACAACATTGCCAGTTGCAAAGTCAAGCGGATGGCTTGACACTGAAGACATAGGTTATGTTTCAGAAGATGGTGAGCTTGTTGTAATCGGAAGACAGTCCAGTACAGTGGGTATTTTATATACAG gAGGAAGGTACATGCCTGGTTTGATGTCGTATCTCGAGGCATTATTCAAACAACACCCAAGTGTCCTTGATGTTGTTGCTTTAACGATACCAGACGATGTCTTTGTcgaaatagtttattcttgtgtAATCCCATTGCCTGGCAAGAAGTTAACAGCGGACGATTTGGAGCATTTTCGTAAGTCTAAAACGGTGCCTCTTGCAGAGGAATGGGAAGGTTTTGAGAAGGTTATGCTTTTTCAGTCATTCCCAAAACTGTATACAGGAAAAACAGATAAACGGGCGTTGAGGAAAGTGGTCATGCGCAGAAGAAAAGAAGAGATTAATATGTAA